One genomic segment of Arachis duranensis cultivar V14167 chromosome 4, aradu.V14167.gnm2.J7QH, whole genome shotgun sequence includes these proteins:
- the LOC107484594 gene encoding uncharacterized protein LOC107484594, whose product MQAQARMTVEGAQRVVNDGGHGGRKVLQHQQQSQQPPQMGTVSQLLAGGIAGAFGKTCTAPLSRLTILFQVQGMQFDVAAAALSKPSIWCEASRIVNEEGFRAFWKGNLVTVAHRLPYTAVNFYAYERYKSIIHSILGEKLGGNTSTSPFVHFIGGGLSGITAATATYPLDLVRTRLAAQRSAIYYNGISHAFNTICREEGFLGLYKGLGATLLGVGPSIAISFSVYEGLRSFWKLQRPDDSTIMISLACGSLSGIASSTATFPLDLVRRRMQLEGLGGRARIYNTSLLGTFGHIIQNEGVRGLYRGILPEYYKVVPGVGIVFMTYETLKILISSIQSY is encoded by the exons ATGCAAGCGCAGGCGCGAATGACGGTTGAAGGTGCGCAGAGGGTGGTGAACGATGGTGGTCATGGCGGGAGGAAGGTGTTGCAGCATCAGCAGCAAAGTCAGCAACCGCCGCAGATGGGAACTGTGTCTCAGCTTCTTGCCGGTGGCATAGCAGGCGCCTTTGGAAAGACCTGCACTGCTCCACTTTCACGCCTCACTATTCTTTTtcag GTGCAAGGTATGCAATTTGATGTGGCAGCAGCAGCGTTGAGCAAGCCTAGCATATGGTGTGAGGCCTCACGCATTGTCAATGAAGAAGGATTTAGAGCATTTTGGAAAGGCAATTTGGTGACAGTAGCCCATCGACTTCCTTATACCGCAGTCaacttctatgcctatgaacgCTACAAGAGT ATAATACATTCAATTTTGGGGGAGAAACTCGGAGGAAATACAAGTACAAGCCCCTTTGTGCACTTCATAGGTGGTGGTTTATCTGGCATAACAGCTGCTACTGCCACATATCCGTTGGATCTAGTGAGAACCCGACTTGCCGCACAG AGAAGTGCCATTTACTACAATGGCATCTCCCATGCCTTTAATACAATATGCAGGGAAGAAGGCTTCTTGGGTCTTTACAAGGGACTTGGAGCAACATTATTG GGTGTTGGGCCGAGTATAGCGATAAGTTTTTCTGTTTATGAAGGCTTACGTTCATTTTGGAAGTTGCAAAG GCCTGATGATTCAACAATCATGATCAGTCTTGCTTGTGGCAGTCTTTCAGGCATTGCATCATCAACAG CAACATTTCCTTTGGATCTAGTAAGGCGCCGGATGCAGTTAGAGGGGCTTGGGGGTCGAGCTCGCATCTATAATACCAGTCTGTTGGGAACATTTGGACACATAATTCAGAATGAAGGGGTACGAGGTTTGTATAGAGGCATTTTGCCTGAGTACTACAAGGTTGTTCCTGGCGTGGGCATTGTCTTTATGACTTATGAGACATTAAAGATCCTTATATCAAGCATTCAGAGTTATTAA
- the LOC110280738 gene encoding protein FAR1-RELATED SEQUENCE 5-like → MSRNEDDVKNDSDNDLGDDFDYQPNADDDAEDDDMDLLDSTSKSEEVCGVKRIENLMVEDIWNLEFRTEDEACQFYNAYSCWHEFVMRKDDVVRDNQGRIISRQLVCNKEGWRNMRYFDLDDRSKEARSLTRTKCPARLRVKLDYGCGR, encoded by the coding sequence ATGTCAAGAAACGAGGATGATGTGAAGAATGATTCTGATAATGATTTGGGTGATGATTTCGATTATCAACCGAATGCAGATGATGATGCTGAAGATGACGATATGGATTTGCTGGATTCTACTAGCAAGAGTGAAGAAGTTTGTGGTGTAAAAAGAATAGAGAATTTAATGGTAGAGGATATTTGGAACCTGGAGTTTAGGACAGAGGATGAGGCTTGCCAATTTTATAACGCTTATTCTTGTTGGCATGAATTTGTAATGAGGAAGGACGACGTGGTTAGGGATAATCAAGGTAGAATCATTAGCAGGCAACTTGTTTGCAACAAAGAGGGCTGGAGGAATATGAGGTATTTTGATCTGGATGATAGATCAAAGGAGGCAAGGTCACTAACGCGAACTAAGTGTCCAGCTCGGCTTAGGGTAAAGCTTGACTACGGCTGCGGTAGATAG